The Rissa tridactyla isolate bRisTri1 chromosome 6, bRisTri1.patW.cur.20221130, whole genome shotgun sequence genome includes a region encoding these proteins:
- the AP3M1 gene encoding AP-3 complex subunit mu-1 isoform X2, translating to MIHSLFLINCSGDIFLEKHWKSVVSQSVCDYFFEAQEKAVDVENVPPVISTPHHYLISIYRDKIFFVSVIQTEVPPLFVIEFLHRVADTFQDYFGECSETAIKDNVVIVYELLEEMLDNGFPLATESNILKELIKPPTILRSVVNSITGSSNVGDTLPTGQLSNIPWRRAGVKYTNNEAYFDVIEEIDAIIDKSGSTVFAEIQGVIDSCIKLSGMPDLSLSFMNPRLLDDVSFHPCIRFKRWESERVLSFIPPDGNFRLISYRVSSQNLVAIPVYVKHMISFKENSSSGRFDVTIGPKQNMGKTVEGVVMTVHMPKAVLNMNLTATQGSYTFDPVTKVLTWDVGKITPQKLPNLKGIVNLQSGAPKPEENPSLNIQFKIQQLAISGLKVNRLDMYGEKYKPFKGVKYITKAGKFQVRT from the exons ATGATCCACAGCCTGTTTCTCATAAACTGTTCTGGTGATATATTCTTGGAGAAGCACTGGAAGAGCGTTGTGAGCCAGTCTGTGTGTGATTATTTCTTTGAAGCTCAGGAGAAAGCAGTCGATGTTGAGAATGTGCCTCCTGTCATCTCAACGCCACATCACTACCTCATCAGCATCTATCGGGATAAAATTTTCTTCGTGTCTGTCATACAGACAGAAGTGCCACCACTCTTTGTAATTGAATTTCTACACCGAGTAGCAGATACTTTCCAG GATTACTTCGGTGAATGTTCTGAGACTGCAATTAAGGACAATGTAGTTATTGTGTATGAACTTCTAGAAGAAATGTTAGACAACGGCTTTCCTTTGGCAACAGAATCTAACATATTGAAGGAGCTGATTAAGCCTCCCACAATTTTGCGCTCCGTTGTCAACTCTATCACag gcaGTAGTAATGTGGGTGACACACTTCCCACTGGACAGTTGTCCAACATTCCTTGGCGAAGAGCAGGGGTAAAATATACAAACAATGAAGCTTATTTTGATGTCATTGAAGAAATTGATGCGATTATAGACAAATCAG gtTCCACAGTCTTTGCAGAAATTCAAGGTGTTATTGATTCGTGTATTAAGCTCTCAGGAATGCcagatctttctctttctttcatg AACCCACGGCTGCTGGATGACGTGAGCTTCCATCCATGTATTCGGTTCAAACGCTGGGAGTCTGAGAGAGTCCTTTCGTTTATTCCTCCCGATGGGAATTTCAGATTGATCTCCTACCGTGTCAGTTCTCAGAA CTTGGTGGCAATTCCTGTATACGTGAAACACATGATCAGCTTTAAGGAAAATAGTTCTTCGGGAAGATTTGATGTTACAATTGGACCAAAACAGAATATGGGGAAAACAGTCGAAGGAGTTGTCATGACAGTTCACATGCCAAAGGCTGTACTTAATATGAACCTCACTGCTACACAAGGCAGCTATACGTTTGACCCAGTTACTAAA GTGTTAACATGGGACGTTGGCAAAATTACTCCTCAAAAACTACCAAACCTGAAGGGCATTGTGAACCTGCAGTCTGGAGCCCCCAAGCCAGAGGAGAATCCAAGTTTAAACATCCAGTTTAAGATACAACAGCTTGCAATTTCAG GACTGAAAGTGAATCGCCTAGACATGTACGgagaaaaatacaagccttttaAAGGTGTTAAATATATTACAAAAGCAGGAAAATTCCAAGTCAGGACATGA
- the AP3M1 gene encoding AP-3 complex subunit mu-1 isoform X1, translated as MYVYAAAQKMIHSLFLINCSGDIFLEKHWKSVVSQSVCDYFFEAQEKAVDVENVPPVISTPHHYLISIYRDKIFFVSVIQTEVPPLFVIEFLHRVADTFQDYFGECSETAIKDNVVIVYELLEEMLDNGFPLATESNILKELIKPPTILRSVVNSITGSSNVGDTLPTGQLSNIPWRRAGVKYTNNEAYFDVIEEIDAIIDKSGSTVFAEIQGVIDSCIKLSGMPDLSLSFMNPRLLDDVSFHPCIRFKRWESERVLSFIPPDGNFRLISYRVSSQNLVAIPVYVKHMISFKENSSSGRFDVTIGPKQNMGKTVEGVVMTVHMPKAVLNMNLTATQGSYTFDPVTKVLTWDVGKITPQKLPNLKGIVNLQSGAPKPEENPSLNIQFKIQQLAISGLKVNRLDMYGEKYKPFKGVKYITKAGKFQVRT; from the exons ATGTATGTGTACGCTGCTGCACAG AAAATGATCCACAGCCTGTTTCTCATAAACTGTTCTGGTGATATATTCTTGGAGAAGCACTGGAAGAGCGTTGTGAGCCAGTCTGTGTGTGATTATTTCTTTGAAGCTCAGGAGAAAGCAGTCGATGTTGAGAATGTGCCTCCTGTCATCTCAACGCCACATCACTACCTCATCAGCATCTATCGGGATAAAATTTTCTTCGTGTCTGTCATACAGACAGAAGTGCCACCACTCTTTGTAATTGAATTTCTACACCGAGTAGCAGATACTTTCCAG GATTACTTCGGTGAATGTTCTGAGACTGCAATTAAGGACAATGTAGTTATTGTGTATGAACTTCTAGAAGAAATGTTAGACAACGGCTTTCCTTTGGCAACAGAATCTAACATATTGAAGGAGCTGATTAAGCCTCCCACAATTTTGCGCTCCGTTGTCAACTCTATCACag gcaGTAGTAATGTGGGTGACACACTTCCCACTGGACAGTTGTCCAACATTCCTTGGCGAAGAGCAGGGGTAAAATATACAAACAATGAAGCTTATTTTGATGTCATTGAAGAAATTGATGCGATTATAGACAAATCAG gtTCCACAGTCTTTGCAGAAATTCAAGGTGTTATTGATTCGTGTATTAAGCTCTCAGGAATGCcagatctttctctttctttcatg AACCCACGGCTGCTGGATGACGTGAGCTTCCATCCATGTATTCGGTTCAAACGCTGGGAGTCTGAGAGAGTCCTTTCGTTTATTCCTCCCGATGGGAATTTCAGATTGATCTCCTACCGTGTCAGTTCTCAGAA CTTGGTGGCAATTCCTGTATACGTGAAACACATGATCAGCTTTAAGGAAAATAGTTCTTCGGGAAGATTTGATGTTACAATTGGACCAAAACAGAATATGGGGAAAACAGTCGAAGGAGTTGTCATGACAGTTCACATGCCAAAGGCTGTACTTAATATGAACCTCACTGCTACACAAGGCAGCTATACGTTTGACCCAGTTACTAAA GTGTTAACATGGGACGTTGGCAAAATTACTCCTCAAAAACTACCAAACCTGAAGGGCATTGTGAACCTGCAGTCTGGAGCCCCCAAGCCAGAGGAGAATCCAAGTTTAAACATCCAGTTTAAGATACAACAGCTTGCAATTTCAG GACTGAAAGTGAATCGCCTAGACATGTACGgagaaaaatacaagccttttaAAGGTGTTAAATATATTACAAAAGCAGGAAAATTCCAAGTCAGGACATGA